From the genome of Alicyclobacillus sp. SO9:
CCATTCAGAGGGGCCGCGACCTGGCTGCTGATTTGGATAAAGCAGTATTAAAACTCCACCAGCGCTTCCCTCATTCAATTCTCATTCTTGAGGACCAGACTGGCTGGCCCGTGAGAACCTTTGGAAACGACGAAGAGGTTAAGCGAACAGGTGACGAATGGAAGCGGGTTCCACTCCTGTTTAACAACCACCAGTTTGGATGTATTCGCTACATGGGTGCTGTCGGAAAGCTTTCTAATATGGACGTAATAGAGATTGTACTGAGCCTTATAGAAATAGAGCACTGGGCAGAGGTTGAGAGTGAGCGCAGGGGAGAAAAAGTACAAAGACTGCTCTCTGAAGGTGTAACCGAAAGTGTGACACGGCTTCTTTCCCTCTGCGGTCTGGTTGAATCCTGCGGGTATATTCTGGTGGCGATGGAGCTCAGCACGAAAGCCGATAAGTTTTTGCACATGGATGAGCTCAGAAAATTTATGCTGGCCCGGTTGTGGAGATACGAATCAACGATGGATTTCATAGCCTTTCGACAAGGTGGACTGATTGGAATTTTTCCTGGAGAACTGGAGGACAGAAAGAAGTGGGAAGAAACTGTTGAAGACTGTATTGTTCAGTGGAATCACTATCAAGAACGTCAGTCAAGTCCGCTTGCGATGGAAGTTCACGCATGTGTCTCCTTTGTTGAGTCGCTGCATCAGTTAGACAACGGAATTCGCAGAATTGATGCTACCTTGCAGTTGGCTGACAAGTGGAATCTATCAGGTTTAATACGCCCGCGGTTCAGCCGTACACTCACAACGGACATGCTCTGCAACCTCGCGGACCGCCAAATCCTCGAAATGGTAGAGGGCACCCTTGGAGCACTTCGGGCCGCAGAGAATGAAGAACTCCTTCAGACCTTGCGCATCTATCTGCTATTCAATCAAAATGCTGCCCAGACGGCAAGAGCACTGTATATTCATCGCAATACACTCCTCTACCGCATCAAAAACATAGAAGAAATTCTTGGGTTAAATCTGCGGAACACAGCTCAACTGTCAGCCGTTTGGTTTGCTCTTGAAGGGCTCGAATTTCTGGAATCCTCCGGTCTTGGGAAGAATCTCAACGGCAAGGACGCTCAGCGTCAGTAACACCGTCTTCTCCACAACTTCTCCACATCATTTACATCATATCTTCATAAATAACCTGCTTCCGCCAACTAGACTAAATGTGTCAGGGACAGGCAACTTGTTACTAAATGGTGTAAGGAGGCAATGGTGTGGAAACAGAGCAGTCGACGCAGAGAAATGAGGAATTATATCTTACTAAGAAAGCATGGTGGAAACGACCCTTTCCCTGGATTGCAGTGGTGATTGTACTTGCCGGCGGGGGTACTTATGCAGTCGTCCGTCAACACACGAAAAAAACTGCGGCCCCTTTGTATCAAATCCGATATATTCAGGCCCGCACTGGAACCGTAGCACAAACCGTCAGTATTTCCGGAACGCTTGAGCCCATAAATCAAGCGACGGTGTCCGCCAGCGGAACGTTACAGTCTGTCTCCGTAAAAGTGGGGCAGAAGGTGAAGGAAGGTCAAGTCATTGCTCACATGGACACCAGCAGTCTTGATTTGCAGTTGGAACTGGCGAAAGCGCAGCTGGCCAGCGCTGATGCCAAACTGGCACAGGCAAATGAGACAACAACCACGACAGTTAAAGGGAAAACCCAGACGACGCAGCCGAATCCCAATGTAGTTGCAGAGGACCAAGCGTCTGTCGACCAAGCGAATGCAAAGGTTGTGTCCATTGAAAATCAGATTGCTGCCTGTACAGTCAAGAGCCCGATAGCAGGCACAGTCATGACAGTCGCAAACCCCGCCTCTACCAGCACTGTTACAATCAGCACGACGAGCAGCGGTTCCGGTTCCTCCGGCGCCAAAGGCGGCAACTCCTCGAGTAAAAGCATTGCTTCCATTACGGATTTGTCTTCGTCGGACTTTGAAGTTCAGGCCAACGTAGCACAGGCAGATGTTTCAAAAATTCATCCAGGTCAAAGAGCGGACATTTCGATGTCGTCAATTCATGGACCAAGGCTGGTTGGAACCGTCGAGAGTCTGCAGTTGATTCCGCACACTTCCAGCGGTGTGACTACATACCCGGTAATCGTCAAAGTGAATAAACCGGCAGGGTCCGGTGTGACGATGCTCCCGGGAGCCAACGTATCGGTTGTCATTGTGGAGAAACAGGCAAGAAATGTTGTGACCGTGCCCACGGCTGCTCTGGTCCAGCGTCGCGGCCAAGTAGGTGTCTACGAAAAAACAACAGGCAGTTCTTCTGCCAATGGCAGAACGACATCGGGGTCTGCTTCAGGCACTCAAACCTCAAAGGGCGGCACGCGGGGGCATTCGTCTAATTCTCAGTTCGCGGCACCGGCCAATCTCCAGTTCCACCCAGTTACTGTAGGGTTGTACGGAGGCAATACGGTTCAGATCAAGAACGGGCTTCAAGCAGGGCAGCAAGTAGCGCTCGTTCTTCCCTCATCCAGTCAATCGAGCAGTACGGGAAGTAGTGCGGGGAGACGCGGCTTTGGCCTGGGCGGCGGTTTTGCCCGGTTTGCAGGAGGAGGACTAGGCGGAGGCAGAAGGTTTGCCGGCGGAGGGACTAGAGGCAGTCGCGGCGGGGGTAAGGCTGGCGGCGGGAAGTCCGGAGGTGGCAATGGATGAAACCCGTGATTGAGCTGCAGAAGGTGTCCAAGCGTTATGACAACGGACCCATGTCGTTTTATGCGGTCAAAGATGTGGATTTGCGCATTGAATCAGGCGAATTTGTAGCTATCATGGGTCCGTCCGGTTCGGGGAAATCAACCATGATGCATTTAATGGGGTTGCTTGACGTGCCGACCTCAGGCAACATCCTCGTTGACGGGATTTCCACGTCAGTCTTGACTGAGAAATCGCTGTCGCGCCTGCGGAACAAAAAACTGGGATTTGTTTTTCAAAGCTACAATCTGCTTAGCCGAACCTCAGCTCTCGAGAACATCTCTTTGCCGCTTTGGTATGCTCGACAATCCCCGGCACACACGGAGGCTTTGGCAGCCCGAGCGATGAAAAGAGTGGGGATAAATCCTGTAACCAAAGGTCGCAACCATCCAAATCAGTTGTCAGGCGGACAACAACAGCGGATTGCCATTGCGCGTGCAATTGTAACAGAGCCCAGCTTAATTTTGGCAGACGAACCTACGGGGAACTTGGACAGTCACTCCACGGATGAGATACTGGCCT
Proteins encoded in this window:
- a CDS encoding CdaR family transcriptional regulator, which produces MDETVSSSTAQRRVSRHHEREFFTAIQRGRDLAADLDKAVLKLHQRFPHSILILEDQTGWPVRTFGNDEEVKRTGDEWKRVPLLFNNHQFGCIRYMGAVGKLSNMDVIEIVLSLIEIEHWAEVESERRGEKVQRLLSEGVTESVTRLLSLCGLVESCGYILVAMELSTKADKFLHMDELRKFMLARLWRYESTMDFIAFRQGGLIGIFPGELEDRKKWEETVEDCIVQWNHYQERQSSPLAMEVHACVSFVESLHQLDNGIRRIDATLQLADKWNLSGLIRPRFSRTLTTDMLCNLADRQILEMVEGTLGALRAAENEELLQTLRIYLLFNQNAAQTARALYIHRNTLLYRIKNIEEILGLNLRNTAQLSAVWFALEGLEFLESSGLGKNLNGKDAQRQ
- a CDS encoding efflux RND transporter periplasmic adaptor subunit produces the protein METEQSTQRNEELYLTKKAWWKRPFPWIAVVIVLAGGGTYAVVRQHTKKTAAPLYQIRYIQARTGTVAQTVSISGTLEPINQATVSASGTLQSVSVKVGQKVKEGQVIAHMDTSSLDLQLELAKAQLASADAKLAQANETTTTTVKGKTQTTQPNPNVVAEDQASVDQANAKVVSIENQIAACTVKSPIAGTVMTVANPASTSTVTISTTSSGSGSSGAKGGNSSSKSIASITDLSSSDFEVQANVAQADVSKIHPGQRADISMSSIHGPRLVGTVESLQLIPHTSSGVTTYPVIVKVNKPAGSGVTMLPGANVSVVIVEKQARNVVTVPTAALVQRRGQVGVYEKTTGSSSANGRTTSGSASGTQTSKGGTRGHSSNSQFAAPANLQFHPVTVGLYGGNTVQIKNGLQAGQQVALVLPSSSQSSSTGSSAGRRGFGLGGGFARFAGGGLGGGRRFAGGGTRGSRGGGKAGGGKSGGGNG
- a CDS encoding ABC transporter ATP-binding protein yields the protein MKPVIELQKVSKRYDNGPMSFYAVKDVDLRIESGEFVAIMGPSGSGKSTMMHLMGLLDVPTSGNILVDGISTSVLTEKSLSRLRNKKLGFVFQSYNLLSRTSALENISLPLWYARQSPAHTEALAARAMKRVGINPVTKGRNHPNQLSGGQQQRIAIARAIVTEPSLILADEPTGNLDSHSTDEILALFQSLNDEGTTVVLVTHEDYVGQHAKRIIRFRDGHIEKQERVENPLRAKEGAVVWE